A single window of Leptospira wolffii serovar Khorat str. Khorat-H2 DNA harbors:
- the holA gene encoding DNA polymerase III subunit delta encodes MTTKEAGPSSYENLIDFLHRVKPVADSLPQVLFVVSQDSYEFGVVSDLYKNAYKKSSDPYEIVVFVAEPGDLENFQSEAMNLDMFADRKLFIIKSGLNFFKPWVGKTKAKNSPKSGGFSLPDSVKVIVHYDHWDVPKELLSVFGQNVAYFKSPKLFPDKRKEAFLRACKEIDIKLDEEAEEEFLLKVSPSAGAYIKNLEKLKLYLGKKSFSVSDLREVLFQSSEFSSSEILDFFFEKDYIRFSREFSKFKIGKDSLLIFLSLLKDALDRLRIYKVIFRHYDKVLSEKEQAELLGIESYSPGRKMHTFKRLKKENSLFSDLEMQELYEFLLEMNQRIKTGAEKEDTVYYFLTKVQDFFHRSNRTIRTR; translated from the coding sequence ATGACGACCAAAGAGGCAGGCCCCTCTTCCTACGAGAACCTCATCGACTTTCTGCATCGGGTAAAACCTGTCGCGGACAGCCTTCCTCAGGTTCTTTTTGTCGTTTCCCAGGATTCTTACGAATTCGGAGTCGTAAGCGACCTATACAAGAATGCTTACAAGAAAAGTTCGGACCCTTACGAAATCGTAGTCTTTGTGGCGGAGCCGGGGGATTTGGAAAACTTCCAGAGCGAGGCCATGAATTTGGACATGTTCGCCGATCGGAAATTATTCATCATCAAATCCGGTCTAAATTTTTTTAAACCCTGGGTCGGCAAAACTAAGGCCAAAAATTCTCCCAAATCGGGCGGATTTTCTCTCCCGGATTCCGTTAAGGTAATCGTTCATTATGATCATTGGGATGTACCAAAAGAACTTTTAAGTGTGTTCGGTCAGAATGTAGCGTATTTCAAGTCTCCTAAACTTTTTCCGGACAAGAGAAAAGAAGCCTTTCTCAGGGCATGCAAAGAAATCGATATCAAGCTAGACGAAGAAGCCGAAGAGGAATTTCTTCTTAAAGTTAGCCCGAGCGCTGGCGCCTATATCAAGAATCTGGAGAAGCTGAAATTATATCTGGGCAAAAAGAGTTTCTCTGTGTCGGATTTACGGGAGGTCCTCTTCCAAAGTTCCGAATTCAGTTCTTCCGAGATCCTTGACTTTTTCTTTGAAAAGGATTATATCCGATTCTCCCGCGAATTCTCCAAATTCAAAATAGGTAAGGATTCGCTTTTGATTTTCCTTTCCCTTCTCAAAGACGCTTTGGACAGATTGCGGATTTATAAAGTGATCTTTCGACATTACGACAAGGTTCTAAGCGAGAAAGAACAAGCCGAGTTACTGGGAATAGAAAGTTATTCTCCCGGTAGAAAAATGCACACTTTCAAAAGGCTCAAGAAGGAGAATTCCTTATTTTCCGATTTGGAAATGCAGGAACTTTACGAATTTTTATTAGAGATGAACCAAAGAATCAAAACCGGTGCGGAAAAAGAGGACACGGTTTATTATTTTCTCACAAAGGTGCAGGATTTTTTTCATCGTTCGAATCGAACAATCCGAACTCGGTGA
- a CDS encoding nucleoside triphosphate pyrophosphatase, with product MLILRSQSPRRKAILESLGLNFRIEVMPVDESSFESEKPLDYLERVALSKLGPLNQDPESVLVSSDTIVVFQNDILQKPKDEEEAYRMISLLNDNVHTVYSGLGIRTEGRDIFDYDSSQVLFHNWSKEEIRKYVRSKKPFDKAGAYGIQDKGSPAKSFEGSYTNILGFPIRKFFRHHGIWSEFL from the coding sequence ATGCTCATCCTCCGGTCCCAATCTCCCAGACGAAAGGCGATCCTAGAATCTCTCGGTTTAAACTTTCGAATCGAAGTCATGCCCGTGGACGAGTCCAGTTTCGAATCGGAAAAACCTTTGGATTATTTGGAAAGAGTGGCTCTCTCAAAATTAGGTCCTCTCAACCAAGACCCCGAATCTGTATTGGTTTCCTCGGACACCATCGTGGTTTTCCAAAACGATATCCTGCAAAAACCGAAAGATGAAGAAGAAGCGTATAGGATGATATCCTTACTGAACGATAATGTTCACACTGTGTATTCCGGACTAGGAATCCGTACCGAAGGAAGAGACATTTTCGATTACGATTCTTCCCAGGTGCTTTTTCATAATTGGAGCAAGGAAGAAATTCGAAAATACGTTCGATCTAAGAAGCCGTTCGATAAAGCGGGAGCTTACGGAATCCAAGATAAAGGATCACCCGCAAAAAGTTTCGAAGGGTCTTACACGAATATACTAGGTTTTCCGATTCGGAAATTCTTCCGACATCACGGTATTTGGTCCGAATTTTTGTGA
- a CDS encoding SDR family NAD(P)-dependent oxidoreductase, with the protein MKNIFDVSGKTVLVTGATRGIGRQIAQGFLDAGAIVYGTGSSEESIKRLAGTGIEAYAADIRQPGAIDSVIETVGKKHGKLDVLINNAGVATNLPAAFFKEEDIQNVTQTNFVGVFRACQAFYKIQKKKGGNIINIASVLGIQGTKFASVYCGTKGAVINMTRALAVEWAGSGYRVNAVCPGFIDTDMTEMIKERPEVLAQMKARIPLARLGKPEDLAGAAIFLASDAAAYVTGQIIVVDGGVTTGI; encoded by the coding sequence TTGAAAAATATATTCGATGTTAGCGGCAAAACGGTACTGGTAACGGGAGCGACCCGAGGAATCGGTAGACAGATCGCCCAAGGATTTTTAGACGCGGGTGCTATCGTTTACGGAACCGGATCTTCCGAAGAATCCATCAAACGTCTGGCAGGTACGGGGATCGAAGCCTATGCGGCGGACATCCGCCAACCTGGCGCGATTGATTCTGTAATAGAGACGGTGGGAAAAAAGCACGGAAAATTGGACGTGCTCATCAATAATGCTGGGGTAGCGACCAATCTTCCCGCTGCATTCTTCAAGGAAGAAGATATACAGAACGTGACTCAAACCAATTTCGTGGGAGTGTTCCGTGCGTGTCAGGCATTCTATAAGATCCAAAAGAAAAAAGGCGGGAACATAATCAACATAGCCTCCGTCTTAGGTATACAAGGAACTAAGTTCGCTTCCGTTTATTGCGGAACTAAAGGCGCGGTGATCAATATGACCAGAGCCTTAGCTGTAGAATGGGCCGGGTCCGGTTATAGGGTAAACGCTGTGTGTCCCGGATTCATAGACACCGATATGACGGAGATGATTAAGGAAAGACCGGAGGTTCTGGCACAAATGAAGGCAAGAATCCCGTTGGCAAGACTAGGTAAACCGGAAGATCTCGCAGGCGCCGCGATTTTCTTGGCTTCGGATGCTGCGGCTTACGTTACCGGACAAATCATCGTAGTGGACGGAGGCGTTACTACCGGAATATGA
- a CDS encoding L-threonylcarbamoyladenylate synthase, with protein MIVHLHPQNPEKRILGQISKKLSEGGVYIFPTDTVYALVADSQSHTGVEKLYKLKNIPKNQPLALLCPDISTASNYMEQMSNEAFRLMKRLTPGPYTFVVKANRHLPRVSFSNQKEKHIGIRIPDSTYLRALLEMHPNPLTSTSVFFKDEFVIDVDRIESEYGSRVDGVIDGGILELDLSTILDCTGDSITILREGKGMEQVANL; from the coding sequence ATGATCGTACATTTACATCCCCAAAATCCCGAGAAGAGGATACTCGGACAGATTTCCAAAAAATTGTCCGAGGGTGGGGTGTATATATTTCCTACCGATACGGTTTATGCGCTCGTTGCGGATTCCCAATCCCATACGGGAGTGGAGAAATTATACAAGTTAAAGAATATTCCGAAGAACCAACCGCTAGCTCTTCTCTGTCCGGATATCTCTACCGCGTCCAATTACATGGAGCAGATGAGTAACGAGGCTTTTCGTTTGATGAAGCGTCTCACTCCGGGACCTTATACTTTTGTGGTGAAGGCCAATCGACACTTACCTAGAGTTTCCTTTTCCAACCAAAAAGAAAAACATATCGGCATTCGAATTCCGGATTCCACTTATCTACGCGCCTTATTGGAGATGCATCCGAATCCTCTCACCTCCACTTCGGTTTTTTTCAAGGACGAGTTCGTGATCGATGTGGACAGGATAGAGTCCGAATACGGATCCCGTGTAGACGGCGTAATAGACGGAGGAATCCTAGAATTGGATCTCTCCACCATCTTGGACTGCACCGGAGATTCCATTACCATTCTTAGGGAAGGTAAGGGAATGGAACAGGTCGCTAATCTTTAA
- a CDS encoding aldo/keto reductase encodes MKKRQLGKIGPSVSEQGLGCMGMSDFYGQKDDAESMATIHRALELGVTLFDTADMYGPHTNEVLLGKALQGKRDKAVIATKFGIVRDPNDPYKRGYNGKPDYIRSAVEGSLKRLGVDYIDLYYQHRVDPDTPIEETVGAMAELVKQGKVKYIGLSEAGPETLRRAAKVHPISALQTEYSLWTRDPEDGILQVCRELGIGFVAYSPLGRGFLTGQIQKFEDLDPSDFRRNSPRFQGENFQKNLELVAKINEIAKEKNVTAGQLALAWVLAQGEDIVAIPGTKRRPYLEENVKGSEVRLSQADLDRIDSVAPQGAAAGLRYPASTMGSVGR; translated from the coding sequence ATGAAGAAAAGACAATTAGGAAAAATAGGTCCTTCGGTTTCGGAACAAGGACTCGGATGCATGGGTATGTCCGATTTTTACGGACAAAAGGACGATGCCGAATCCATGGCAACCATCCATAGGGCTTTGGAACTCGGAGTGACTTTATTCGATACTGCGGATATGTACGGACCTCATACGAATGAAGTGCTTCTCGGAAAAGCTTTGCAGGGGAAGAGAGACAAAGCGGTCATCGCTACTAAGTTTGGAATCGTGAGAGACCCAAACGACCCTTATAAAAGAGGATATAACGGAAAACCGGACTACATTCGTTCCGCAGTGGAAGGAAGTCTAAAAAGATTGGGAGTGGATTACATAGACTTATACTACCAGCACAGAGTGGATCCTGATACTCCGATAGAGGAAACCGTAGGCGCCATGGCCGAGTTGGTAAAACAGGGAAAAGTAAAATACATAGGTCTTTCCGAAGCGGGTCCGGAGACACTCCGAAGAGCCGCCAAGGTGCATCCGATCAGCGCTTTGCAAACGGAGTATTCTCTTTGGACTCGGGATCCGGAAGACGGTATCCTACAAGTTTGCAGGGAGTTGGGAATCGGATTCGTGGCGTATAGCCCTCTCGGTCGAGGTTTCTTGACGGGTCAAATCCAGAAATTCGAGGATTTGGATCCAAGCGATTTCCGAAGGAATTCTCCTCGCTTCCAAGGAGAAAATTTCCAGAAGAATCTGGAACTAGTCGCTAAGATCAATGAAATAGCGAAAGAGAAGAATGTTACTGCAGGTCAATTGGCGCTCGCTTGGGTGCTCGCCCAAGGAGAAGATATCGTAGCGATCCCGGGAACGAAAAGACGTCCTTACTTGGAAGAGAATGTTAAGGGAAGCGAAGTGAGACTATCGCAAGCGGATTTGGATCGCATCGATTCGGTCGCTCCTCAAGGTGCCGCCGCCGGACTTAGGTATCCGGCATCGACCATGGGTTCCGTAGGAAGATAG
- a CDS encoding arsenate reductase family protein: MKLKVYEYKNCSTCRNALKYLESKKIPFERKPIRETPPSKSELKKMLSYLGGESKRLFNTSGGDYKELGLKDKLPKMSLDEQIELLSSNGNLVKRPFVLGEGFGMVGFKEEEWKSVLKK; the protein is encoded by the coding sequence GTGAAATTGAAAGTCTACGAATACAAGAATTGCAGCACCTGTAGAAACGCCTTGAAATACCTGGAATCCAAAAAGATCCCCTTTGAAAGGAAGCCGATTCGGGAGACTCCTCCTTCCAAATCGGAACTCAAGAAAATGCTCTCTTATCTGGGAGGGGAATCCAAGCGCCTTTTCAATACCTCAGGTGGCGATTACAAAGAATTGGGACTCAAGGACAAGCTCCCCAAAATGAGCTTGGACGAACAAATCGAACTTCTCTCCAGCAACGGAAATCTGGTCAAAAGACCTTTCGTGCTAGGAGAAGGTTTCGGAATGGTAGGCTTCAAAGAAGAAGAGTGGAAGTCCGTCCTTAAGAAATAA
- the fliG gene encoding flagellar motor switch protein FliG encodes MLNKKTTLTGRQKAAIFLIAVGSDVSSEIFKHLREDEIEQITFEIARLDKITPEDKEKVLVEFNELMMAQEFISNGGIDFARGLLEKALGNQKAIDIINRLTSSLQVRPFDFIRRTDPQHLLNFIQNEHPQTIALILSYLDPQKASSILSGLPHTIQAEVAKRIATMDRVSPDVLREVERVLERKLSTLASEDYTSAGGIDSVVEILNLVDRGTEKTIIEALEEEDPELAEEIKKRMFVFEDIVLLDDRAIQKVLREVDNSDLAKALKSVDTEVQEKIFKNMSKRAANLLREDMDFMGPIRIKDVEDAQQKIVNIIRKLEESGDIVVARAGEDELVM; translated from the coding sequence GTGCTGAATAAAAAAACCACCCTTACCGGAAGACAGAAAGCGGCCATATTCCTAATCGCCGTAGGGTCCGACGTATCTTCGGAGATATTCAAGCATTTACGGGAAGATGAGATCGAACAGATCACGTTCGAGATCGCCCGTCTGGATAAGATCACTCCCGAAGACAAGGAAAAGGTTCTTGTAGAATTCAACGAACTCATGATGGCCCAGGAGTTCATCTCCAACGGGGGTATCGATTTCGCCAGAGGGCTCCTCGAGAAAGCCTTGGGAAACCAGAAGGCAATCGATATCATCAATCGACTTACTTCCAGTTTGCAGGTACGTCCCTTCGATTTTATCCGTAGAACGGACCCTCAACACTTATTGAACTTTATCCAAAACGAACACCCTCAGACGATCGCTTTGATTTTATCCTATTTAGATCCTCAAAAAGCCTCCAGTATCCTTTCCGGGTTACCTCATACCATCCAGGCGGAGGTCGCTAAAAGGATCGCTACGATGGACCGGGTTTCGCCTGACGTTCTTCGAGAAGTGGAACGGGTCTTGGAGAGAAAACTTTCCACACTCGCGAGTGAGGATTACACCTCTGCGGGTGGTATCGATTCAGTCGTGGAAATTCTCAACCTGGTGGATCGGGGAACGGAGAAAACGATCATCGAGGCCTTGGAGGAAGAAGACCCGGAACTTGCGGAAGAGATCAAGAAGCGGATGTTCGTATTCGAGGATATCGTATTACTCGACGACCGAGCCATCCAGAAAGTCTTGCGAGAAGTGGATAACTCCGATCTCGCAAAAGCGCTCAAATCCGTGGATACGGAAGTGCAGGAAAAAATCTTCAAGAACATGTCTAAACGCGCCGCGAACTTGCTGCGGGAGGATATGGACTTCATGGGACCGATCCGTATCAAAGACGTGGAAGACGCTCAGCAAAAAATCGTTAATATCATTCGTAAGCTGGAAGAATCCGGAGATATCGTCGTCGCTCGCGCAGGCGAGGACGAACTCGTTATGTGA
- a CDS encoding adenylate/guanylate cyclase domain-containing protein gives MGRYISKKTFFGICVALLVIQFGCIGEQSFSQQVDFADLEWKAHWVTKPKKENPTPEANPKGKKVATPVSEEWEDLPPLPWTFTAIYPIAPDSGVHRIDVKAEFDLSKDNPLLKVPSGLYLPDIGENWRILLNGNVLKEEWYGNDGDSLETKRALKSLIVPIDSGILKPGKNEIRIEFKGESDSNPYIHNDHFGFYHKRNFRISSLEEIYNSSSEYLDIFLFGIYFIFGFYHVLFFVTRKQDLYYLYFGFFSLLSSIYFYLTSFHIYNKFINYWVGTDTEIFFRTEVAALIPIVPVFMLFARDFFYKQEGKFWAIRIFCGFSALLFVTNWVLPFKYILINLTAYQILLIPMLLYVIVFSINSIRKKKPDSIKLAIGIGVCTVFGIWDTLDAILKIVGIHYPFFKIAYSVFILVIISLLVSRYVSLYKESQALNLVISRQRDAFYRFVPSEFISILDRESPVEIKIGDSKEKTMSVFFADLRGYTTVSEKLSPDENIKYLNRYFSGFEDIIFKNAGFVDKYIGDAIMALFSDHSERAEKQNFNSADNALQSAIDMVRFVHSLNDGNGVGADLGIGVNTGPLILGTVGSERRIDTTVVGDTVNLASRVQSLTSFYKTKILVTHHSFLRLNLLSDVKAREIDTVIVKGKTQPVILYEVYEADDPESIEWKDRAKTKLNEGIALYKAGQFKSAFSLFRDLYRERPLDSVVRLYAKRTKLFMQQALPNDWDGIFRLHKK, from the coding sequence TTGGGCCGTTATATATCCAAGAAAACATTCTTCGGGATCTGCGTCGCTTTACTCGTAATCCAATTCGGATGTATCGGAGAACAGTCTTTCTCCCAACAAGTCGATTTTGCCGATTTGGAATGGAAGGCTCATTGGGTCACAAAGCCTAAAAAAGAAAATCCTACCCCTGAAGCGAATCCGAAAGGAAAGAAAGTAGCAACTCCCGTTTCGGAAGAATGGGAAGATCTTCCCCCACTACCTTGGACTTTCACCGCGATCTATCCTATTGCCCCTGATTCTGGGGTCCATAGGATAGATGTTAAAGCCGAGTTCGATTTATCCAAAGACAATCCTCTTCTAAAAGTTCCTTCGGGATTGTATCTACCGGATATCGGAGAGAACTGGCGGATATTACTTAACGGAAACGTTTTAAAAGAAGAATGGTACGGAAACGACGGAGATTCCTTGGAAACGAAGAGAGCTCTAAAGAGCCTGATCGTTCCGATAGATTCGGGAATTCTCAAACCGGGTAAGAACGAGATCCGAATAGAATTCAAGGGAGAATCGGATAGCAATCCATACATCCATAACGATCATTTCGGGTTTTATCATAAGAGAAACTTCCGGATCTCCTCCTTGGAAGAGATTTATAATTCCTCTTCCGAATACTTGGACATTTTCCTATTCGGGATTTATTTCATCTTCGGATTCTATCATGTTCTATTCTTTGTTACGAGAAAACAGGACTTATACTACCTGTATTTCGGATTCTTCTCTTTACTGTCTTCGATTTACTTTTATCTGACTTCTTTCCATATATATAATAAATTCATCAATTACTGGGTCGGAACCGATACGGAGATCTTCTTTCGTACGGAAGTCGCGGCTTTGATTCCTATCGTTCCGGTATTTATGTTGTTCGCTCGGGATTTCTTTTACAAACAGGAGGGGAAATTCTGGGCAATCCGTATATTCTGCGGCTTCAGCGCTTTATTATTCGTAACCAATTGGGTGTTGCCGTTTAAGTACATTCTCATTAATCTAACGGCGTATCAAATTCTTCTCATACCTATGCTGCTTTACGTAATCGTATTCTCCATCAATTCGATTCGTAAGAAAAAACCTGACTCTATCAAATTGGCGATCGGAATAGGAGTCTGCACGGTATTCGGGATCTGGGACACCTTGGATGCGATTTTGAAAATCGTAGGGATCCATTATCCTTTCTTTAAAATAGCTTACTCCGTTTTTATTTTAGTGATTATTAGCCTTTTGGTTTCCCGCTACGTAAGTCTTTATAAAGAATCCCAGGCTTTAAATCTTGTGATTTCCAGACAGAGGGACGCATTTTATAGATTCGTTCCTTCCGAATTCATATCCATCCTGGATCGCGAGAGTCCCGTGGAGATCAAGATCGGAGATTCCAAGGAAAAGACCATGTCCGTTTTCTTCGCGGATCTTAGAGGTTACACTACGGTTTCCGAGAAGTTGAGTCCGGATGAGAATATTAAGTATCTGAACCGGTATTTTTCCGGATTCGAGGACATTATTTTTAAGAATGCGGGTTTCGTGGATAAGTATATCGGCGACGCGATTATGGCGCTCTTTTCGGATCATAGCGAAAGAGCGGAGAAGCAGAATTTCAACTCCGCCGACAACGCACTCCAATCTGCGATCGATATGGTTCGCTTCGTTCATTCCTTGAATGACGGAAACGGAGTGGGCGCGGATTTGGGAATCGGTGTGAATACCGGTCCTTTGATTTTAGGGACAGTAGGAAGTGAAAGACGAATCGATACGACCGTCGTAGGCGATACAGTGAATCTTGCCTCGAGGGTCCAGAGTTTGACTAGTTTTTATAAGACTAAAATTCTCGTGACTCATCATAGTTTCCTACGATTGAACTTACTCTCGGATGTAAAGGCTAGGGAAATCGATACTGTAATCGTTAAAGGAAAAACCCAACCGGTCATTTTATACGAAGTGTATGAAGCGGACGATCCGGAATCGATAGAATGGAAGGACAGGGCAAAAACCAAATTGAACGAAGGAATCGCCTTGTATAAGGCAGGCCAGTTTAAATCGGCCTTCTCTTTGTTTCGGGACCTATATAGAGAAAGACCCTTGGACAGCGTAGTCCGTCTTTATGCCAAGAGAACCAAACTCTTCATGCAGCAAGCTCTTCCTAACGATTGGGACGGGATTTTCCGCCTGCATAAGAAATAA
- a CDS encoding LIC10025 family lipoprotein: MKFLSLLPFLLLILQCTTHHPAAADYFEKYFAYQEVIQKEVEDDDIRSIIYGNPESDGEGNFHEKDGKLLLSLRLFENGGKIGNEISGSPFTLTPFSPYTISVEAKKNEFRKKNTYKIKRTVEMISPEASVFDVFPVMDESVSKLRKADLSQVQKLSEVQKFLCENFDCSISKEEGILFLRYTLSERMREKFPQTYKKLSKRLDQVAFRFQIFQPGGFSKGIEVYNEKRTIILGIPDSAVGHWSHPKSIHIRSYFYISILGLKVDIRGLGYTFRFSKSGNTDIVSGEFTKIPETNIGGRFLSVFPPGMVNFFIPEDMNQYADDSFELMVKGSDADGGNRFQTKTIRNGNKTKVILTSESEIFRDRFLPFKSKDRDDEPGFFSSLGKALIRDLRGK, encoded by the coding sequence ATGAAGTTTTTATCCCTTCTTCCGTTCTTATTATTGATACTGCAATGTACTACCCACCATCCTGCCGCGGCCGATTATTTCGAAAAGTATTTCGCTTACCAAGAAGTAATTCAAAAGGAAGTCGAAGACGACGATATAAGATCCATCATCTACGGAAATCCTGAGTCGGACGGAGAGGGCAATTTTCATGAAAAGGACGGAAAGCTTCTTCTTTCTCTCCGATTGTTCGAAAACGGCGGTAAAATCGGGAATGAGATCTCCGGTTCCCCTTTTACCTTAACCCCTTTCAGTCCGTATACGATCTCGGTGGAAGCCAAGAAGAACGAATTCAGAAAAAAGAATACGTACAAGATAAAACGCACGGTGGAAATGATTTCTCCGGAAGCGAGCGTATTCGACGTTTTTCCGGTTATGGACGAATCGGTTTCCAAGCTGCGAAAAGCGGATCTATCCCAGGTCCAAAAATTATCGGAGGTGCAAAAGTTTCTTTGTGAGAACTTCGATTGCAGCATATCGAAAGAAGAAGGAATCCTATTTTTAAGATATACTTTGTCGGAAAGAATGAGGGAGAAGTTTCCTCAAACCTACAAGAAACTTTCCAAGAGATTGGACCAGGTAGCATTTCGATTCCAGATCTTCCAACCGGGCGGATTCTCCAAAGGTATTGAAGTATATAACGAAAAAAGAACGATTATATTGGGAATTCCGGATTCAGCGGTGGGACATTGGTCTCATCCAAAGTCGATTCACATTAGATCTTACTTTTATATCAGTATCCTCGGCCTGAAAGTAGACATACGAGGACTTGGATATACATTTCGCTTTTCTAAATCCGGAAATACGGACATAGTCTCCGGAGAATTCACTAAGATTCCCGAAACGAATATCGGAGGCAGATTCCTATCCGTCTTTCCTCCGGGCATGGTGAATTTTTTTATCCCGGAAGACATGAATCAGTATGCGGACGATTCTTTCGAGTTGATGGTGAAAGGTTCGGACGCGGACGGAGGAAATCGATTTCAGACCAAGACGATCCGAAACGGGAACAAGACAAAAGTGATTCTCACTTCCGAATCGGAGATTTTCAGGGACCGCTTTCTTCCCTTTAAATCGAAAGATCGAGACGACGAGCCGGGCTTTTTCTCTAGTTTAGGAAAAGCGCTTATTAGAGATTTACGCGGTAAATGA